The genomic stretch AGGGACAAGCACGAACCATGGGTAGGCATTGGAATCTGTCTAATAGGAGGAGCTCAGGGAACACACACAGGCTGGGCAATGCGTGAAACCAGTTCAGGATCTTTCTTGCTGGATGAAGCATTAGCTCTAAAATTGGCAATGTGTAAAGTTGCTGAAATGCAACACAGGGTGGTCCAATTCCAAGTGCAGAATCAGCAGCTCCTCAACCTTattcaatccaaacaagcaCGGGATATCAGATTAGCAACTGTGGTGGAGGATATTGTTCAACTTAGACTTTTGTTTCATATGTGCTCCTTTTGCTTAGTCCAAAATGATAACTATCATCTAAGCTCCAAACTTAGTTCTTATGCTTTAGGCATTACTTTTGATGAGGAATTTATGTTTCCTTAGTGGTTAAATGACCGCTTGTATAGTTTCATCGTGTCTTTGCTCGTACTTGTACATCTTTTTAAAAAGGAATATAACCATATAtcgtttcagaaaaaaaaaaaaaaaaaaaaaagttcatcGGTAAGTTTGTGCACTGCCCAAATTGCAAGGAAATTGGCGGAAGAGCCAAGTGGGATTGCCAATTGTTTGAGAAGGGGAAAGTTTTGATATGGTGGCTGTACTATTCATGGTACGGCACCAATCAAATTTTGACATGACATAATTACTCTAAACATGCACCTTATCTAAGAGTCGGCTTCTTGACAGGGACAGTGAAGATAATACATACATTAGTGAGATTTCACAGGAAATTGGCCTCATTTTTAGATGAATGAACTTAATCATCACCTACAATTAAATGTGTACCTAAGAAAACTGTCATCTGTACTTTTATTGTCACGAAAAAACTACCAACTTGTAACATTGAGAATTTGAGTATCTAGTAGTAtacctaaaaaagaaaaaattccaTTTGAGTACCACCTACTAAAATTGAGAACCCGAAGAACATAATACAGATGTAAAAGTGGGCTACATGATATATACATGGATGAGGAAATTGTGGGCTAATGTTGAGGcaacaaaataaatcaaaatgtGGAATCTCTTATCTATTTAAGTAGTTTTGTTATGTTTTACTTGTACCTAAAACTATGACATTCTACAATTAAAGCATATGGTTATTGTTATGAGCTTGTAACTTCGATTCCTTAAACATCAACTATGCAGCGATTAGTTTTAGCTAAGCATCAAGCTATGCAAAACATACTTAGATAAGTTTGGTATACACGCTGAATTACATTCACATAGTATTACTCCACCTATAAACAGCGATTCtaaattatgatatttttaaACTATAGACACAAACATGAAAATTCTTAAAATTAAAGAGATGAATAATCCATAAGTTTGTTTTTGTCGCTAAGTAGTAAATCACTTAGGATGGGATTTTCCATATAGTATATTTCAAGGCACGTCAACATAATAATGTTTGATGATATAAGAAAAGTCTAGatgaaaattatataataaCACAAGAAAAGTCATATAAATTGAATATACTAATATTAGTTCTAGGTATTTGCATTTTACATGGTATGGGCTTCCTAAGGAAATGTCAAGAATAtcctttttgaaaaattaaaatgatTGAAGTGACCAAAATAAGCAAATGTAATATGCATGGCACTTTAACCCCTCATGATTTTGTATTTTACTACATAATCCCATTATATTTTAATGCTATACCACATAACCCccaaatgattttcaaaatacatAACCCTCTATATATagttaattaataattttaaacTTTGCAAATGAGTACTTTTGACATCTTAGTTGATTTTATTATGAAATACAAAATCTGTCACTTTGAAACTTTATTCAAATTACGAAAggattatatataatttttcaaatcacaaGAGAATTATGTGAAAAAACACTAAATCATAAGAGGGTAAAGTGTATTTTATCCAAAAgttaaatttactaatatttGGGTCCCATTTGAGGGCCATATTTATTGCGAGATAGTCCATTAGCGTCGGTCCATATTACAATTTGGAAGTATTGATGTCAAGAGGCTTGAACTATAAGActacttttcaaaaaaaaaaaaaaaaaatcaataaaacgACTTTCTTTTAGTCCAAACAAAATATCAAAAAGACCTACtaaaaagtttttcaaataatttaaaCTTAAAGTTTGGCGCTACTTGGACTTTTCTAAAGTGCTataaaaaccttttttttttttaaagatattaACGACAGCAGTGGTTGGGATTACCTACTCTAGTTTGCCGCCTTTTAGGCCCTATtgtaagaagaagaaaaaaaggaaattaaaaGAACTTAAATACTAATAAATGTCGAGTAACAAAATGTACCTTTTGTGTAGTCAAATTGGAACTACAAACAAGGAAGTAATGTGACTATTTTGGCAAAATCTTAAATAATAGAGGATTAAAGTGAAATTCACCGTCTCTTTTTTTCTCCTGTTCTCGAGAAAGTAATTTTAAACCAAACCAACAATGATTGATTTTAAGCTCACGGCAGCCCTTGAATAGGCTCACCTCGAGCACGCATTCAGAGGTTGTAATCCAGGAATATATTTATTAAGGACTAAAACAATTGAATCCTACAATTCTCAGACAGTATAGTAATTGCCCTTCACTTCTTCGTCCTATGAGTCTGGCCCCATTTGCTCCTCATTTGTGTTTGTTTTTGTGTCATAAGCATATGCAGTCTGCTCGAGACAAATCCAAGAAGGGGTCCATTTTCTTGAGCCGTCTCAAGTGCAGTGGGAATCAAAAGGAGGAAGCTTCATTGAATTCTTCACATAGCGCCAATTTTGAAGTTACCCTTCACTTTCTGCGTCTCTAATTCTGGCTGATTTGcttatcaattttgtttgttaTTGTGCCAGGCACATGCAAGTCTACTGAAGTCTAGTCCAAGAAGGTGTCTGTTATCTTGTTCCTATTCAAGTATTGCAGTCATGCTGCTCTGGAGTAAAAACTCCTTTCTTCAAACGGAAAGAAAACTTAAAGGGGAAACTACCTTTTAATCCCCTATATTTAAGATTTTCCCTCATAATTTTTCTCACCTTTGATCCTTtacatttaggatttttacTCATAACTTCTCAAAAGGAAAGGTACATTTGTTTATTTGACACTAGTAATTTTGGATGCACGCTCTGCTTTTCACTGATAATTGACATTGCATGTGAATATCGGTCTACTAATATTAGAGCAATTACATGAACTTGTATAGAAAAACTGGACAGGAATCATATTATGCATATTGATCAAATGCAACATGATATGAATCCGGATGTCAAGCTATTCAAGAAGATGGTGATCGCGAGTTCAACACTAACTCGTGTATTCATGTCATCATTTATTAGTTGATTGTTTAAGTAGTAGCTATGAATAAATCTAGTCCAAGATCTCATGTTGAGGTGGGTTAGATTCGTGGTAGATTGTCATGTTGAGATACATTTTAATTGTAACTACATTTCCTTTACTTCCCAGTTCCCACGTACGTTTTGATTTCTGTTTTATTCTTCAGTTTTATTTATTCTCCTTCCTCGGAAAGCCCAAAGAAGCAACACCACATGCAGCCATGGCCCATGGCTGCAAGTTGTAGCAGTGATATAATAAAATAGGCCATGGCTGCAAGTTACAGCAGTGATATACTAAAATAAAGAAACCTACTGTCTATAGtagcaaaaaattaatttgttgGGGTCATCTGAACCCACGGCTTTCAACAAAGAAAGATGCTATCTTGACTTTCTTGATGTGCTATATTTTTTCGGATGACCATCATGGTTTTATTCCAGAAATGAAAAAACAGGCAGAAGATCGAGATTGTGATTTTGTGGGAATTTATTTCTCGAAAGAATCTGTTTTAGGGTGTCCACTAGGTATGCCCCAACTTCATGAATTGCAGGCTTTCAGGCCAGTCCTATACTCTAGCAAGAAAAGCTCTTAGGTGGTTATCATCCTTCCGGTTCATGTTACTGTCAGAAAGTAACAACATGAACTAAGGTCTGCAAAAAAaacttttgacaaaaaaaaaaaaaaactaaggtCTGCAAACACTGTAGCCAATACATTAGCCCTTCTTCCCAGATTaaaatcaagaaagaaaaaacttgTCAGGGCCTCTAGCCTAAGTATTTGTTGCTTGGGGATGTGTGTGTTAGCCAAGGATTAATGACTATACAAAATTTTTACATGTCTTTTCCGGTTAAATGAAAAAGCCTGAATTGGCACAAAGAGCATATTATACCACTCAATTGCACATCATCGACTATGAATGAGGGAACGAAGTTGAGACAAAGCGCACAAAATAACTTCTATTTATTAGGACACTTTACATCCACAGCTGGGCTCGCTTTTGAATTGTAGGATCGAAAATATGGTCTGCACAAATGTCAGAATGAGCAACACAAGAGCAGCTGCAAATGAGATGATGGACCAGGGGTTATTGAAATAATTCCTCATCAGATGAGCCCTCCAGATGTTCCAACGCCGGCTAGAATACTCGTTCACTTGCTTGAAAACTCTCGAGTAACAGAAGAAATCGTTGGCTGCTTCAGTCTCGACCTCCTTCACAAGACTATTAAACACTGAAGATATCGCTTTATCATCACCTAACCACTTGGTTATAATTTTTTGGTGTCGAAGCTTTTCAACATCCCTTGAGGAATCAATGAGACTATCCATGAACGTGAGATAATCAATTACATATCTTCTATCATACAGTCCATTAATCATGTAAAGTTCAAACCCAATTAAGTTTCTGAAGACGCATTCTGTAACATCATGAACGTCCAGAGTCGGGATTTTCATTACCCCCTTTTCAAAAGCAATATCCAGCCACGATACACTTTTGTTAGCCGTCTCAAACTTTATCCCGGCTTGTTGCAGTTCGCTTGCGCATTTTATGTGCTCGTACACCTCGCCGCTTGTGGAACAATTGTCTTGCGAATCCCCATTCTCTTGGCTTTGATGATCAGCTACTCGTTTTGCAGCAAATGAAAAACAGTGCAAGCTGCTAGTAATTTTGGGTAGCTGGGTTGCGGATACACTTTTCTCCAAATCCCAGTCGCTTGTGGAATAAATGTCATGTGGATGCCCGTTTTCTAGGCTTCGATTATCAGCTGCTGGTTTTGCAGCAAATGGCCAACATGCGTTGCCAGCAATTTTATGTAGCTTGATTGAGGATTCTTTCATTAGCTCCAACCACCCGCCTCTTGTAGAACGAAGGCCCTGTGGATCCCCGTTATCTGGGCTTCGATTACCACCTGCTAGTTTTCCAGCAAATGACCAACACCAGCACTCGTGCACTAGGTGAAGAAGATGAACGACATCTCCAACATTTCCAGCAATGTTTGTGGTAGGATTCGGTAATGGTACAGGTTTCTCACCTGGGAAAAAAGAATGCAGAGGTGAATCAGGGAAAATGGCAAGATCAACGAGGTTCTCATCCTCAGCTCCACCTGGTGACTTAGTCATTTCAAACAGACGAACCAGGATTAAGAAAGGCAGTTGATTTTCAAACAATAGTATGTCCCTGAACAGACATCCCATTATCCTACGTTTCAGGAAGATGGGATCACCTTGTTTTGGGCAGTAATTGACGGGATACTCTTTGTACCGGCGCCAACCAGCATATTTCCTCAAAAGCTCAATGATAAAGAACCCGTCAAGTAGCATCATTTCCACAAATTCATCGCTACCAAGACCAATCATATCTTCTTCTGCATACCAACTTCGAGCTCCCTCTTCAAGGGCTTTTAAGGCATTGATGTATCTCTCAGTACTTGATTCGCCTCTTCGAAGGAGAAGCTCTTTCAAGTACCACAGCTTATACGTCTGCGCTTTTACCAAGTTTTCCTTACCGTGATGATAAGGCCCGATAGAGAACATCTGTGGTTCGTATGCCACTTCATTTTGGCTGCGAAGTTTATGATGGACTCTGAAAATCCGTTGCTTGTCAAATGAATTTGATAGCCCAAAAAGCTTTTGATCAATACTAGTTATTACTCCTTTGTGCTCAGACATCTTAGCATATGTTGTTGAGTAGAATCAGAATACCACTGCAGGACCAAAGTGACAGAAAATTAATCACAAAGTTGGTTCAGAAAAGGTAAAGTAGAACAATAATGGCAAGATTAAACTCGCTATTTACTCAACTCTCGTTCAGATTACTTACATCTTACCCGAAAACCAACAATTTGCGTAGTTATCTGCGAGTAATCTTGATTTGCTCGAGTTACAAATGCACTTGAGGCCTGGCCAGGATTTTATAGTGCAGCACGAGCTCGTGAAAAGAATGAATTACTACTTTTTAAGTCTTATTCTTGAGAAGATGCAGATCAGATATGTATTAGCTGATACATCCAAATTGCTACGTAAGATGCCAAGCAATTTCCTTCAGTAAACTACAATGTACAACAGTTCTCGTGGAGAGACGTGCCTCGGAATACCGCCCCTCTCCGTTGACTTGTTGAACAAAAAAAGTATGCCTTACTTAATAATCCAAACACCTCACAATAGACAATAGTGCATATTCATTGGTAGACGGATCTGAATTGTCCAGGCATCGAACCTTCCTTGACGGTGCTAAATACAACTTGACCCGGTGATCCGCAAAGCACATCCGATCCGGGACTCGATCCGAATTAGTGGATATCCGATCCGACGGATCGGGTCACATTCAAGTCAAAGAGTTATGCAGATTAGATTCAAATCATTTTTTAGTGATTCGCAGATATCTAATTTGCCCAGCATagtattttgttatttttaaaaatatttatacattAAATTCATGAATTTAAAATAGTTTTATCCCTTGtttcctattttatttttatgtccTCTTCCAAAACAAGCTTCTTTGTATGCAATATTAAGTTTTTAAACATATTGTCATAAAATTTGTTGACAAAAAATTtgtaaatgaaatatttgatcttatttgtttgaatcaaaataaggaaaaaaatatggAAGTTACTTTCAATTGCAATAAAAAAAGATTAACTTCGACTAAAaactttttttataattaaaaacTCATactatgtatttatataatatttaaaaactcatttatataatatttttgaaactctaatatatttaaaatttattttatctttagaatttttagtttttttaaaaaaaaattaagaatcaAATGCAAATCAGATATCTAATTGATCTGATCCGCATAATACATATATCCACATTAGCAGATTTGAATACAGATCACAAAATGACTAACCCAATTTTTGTGGAtatggtcaaattttggttcaCGGGTCGGATATCCGACCATCCAAAATTTGACCAACAATTGGAAGTAAATTAAGAAATAGttgtttgatttttctttttctttttgtttggtttGGAAATTCAACTTGTACAAAACCATGGGTAAAGCTTATAGTACAAGTGTGCAGAAGAAAAGTTGCCAATACAGGCACATGAGAACTTTTAGTGTGATAGCCTGTCTGGGAGAATGGGTTGtgtttgaaataaaaaattaattaaacaacacAAAATAGTGGGTAAGGATTGTAATTAAACAAACCCATCATAATCTTATATATTTTTCGATCAATTTATCTATTGCCGTAAGAACTGCCTTGGTGGGAAATAGATAAATTGGATGatacgaaagaaaaaaaaaatataaataagtAAGAGGTCTCGAATCCGAGACCTCCCACTTATACTTTAAAAAATGTTATGAAAAAAACTGCTTTCGTCTATTTATTAATGTGCCAGTTGGATGTCAATTACCTTGTATTGGATCTGTGGTGGCTGATCAGCTACAAGCTTTAGCTTGTTTGGTGACTCTGCAGTCGTTTTGTGTTCAATGTTGAAGCTGTAATGCAGCTGTAGTTTTGGGTAAATTACACATAACTCCCTATAGTTTTACCTATTGGCATATGTTTTCTCTAATGTTTCAAAATATCCACTTTATGCTCATATAGTTTCAAGTAGAATGAAAATTTGATGGAAAATAGTCTATGTAACTTCGTTCATTCAAATATCAGTATTGCCCTTACTTAGATACTAAATCGAACAATGACCTAACCGTCATGTATTAAAAATAGGAAGATTATGTGGATAAAAACGAAAATTGCAGGGGTGATCATAGGGATTAAATAGATATTATAATTCCATCACATATACTTTTGAAGCTCTTCTAGTTCAATCAAAGTAACCAATGGTACATTCCCTCTATTTGCTACTTTACATAAACAATAGGAAAGTTATATAGTTATTTTGAAACCTTAAAAGAATCATCCGGCATTGTACAAAATCACATGTGGagttatatgtaatttaccctTAAATTTATCATACTCCAGTAGATGTTTACAACCACCCTCAAATGCATAGTAGAGGAGATTTTGATCTTTAACAATAACATTGGAACAAATTGTTAGAATTATTTTCAGATTTGGGTTTCCACTTATTATATTTGTTTTGTTAAAATGGGTTAAATGAAAACCAATAAAACTTTTTAATAGTATGATCCACTATATATGGGGCCTAGTTATATCTTAGTCATCTATTTGGAGTGATATGTAAAGTATAGAGCTTGTAATTCATATTAGGATTATTTAAATGAGAGGTCCTACTGCAGTTATAAAAGGTTAGGTCTCTCTCAACAACAACATCATTTTGTTAGACTAGTTTACCCTATTATATGGAACTTGGAGAGAGAGGAAGTCACCTATGTTAAACACACGTATCACAATGTATCAACCAAGTTTCTTGTGCATCTCTCAATCTCTTGTTTAATCTTTGATCAAATATCTAATATTGAGATATTGGAAAATCCTACACAAATCTCCGAGCAATTTGGACaaacaaaataacttttaaagGAGTTTTGAAATTCGATTCCCAGGAGATTCTgagttcaaaattttcttatctCTCTTTACTTCTCAACTAGTGTGAATACCCGTGCTACGCACGGTGCTGACattattaaaaaatgaaaataaaagggtgaattaaaaaaggttaaaaaattgtaccaacacaattaaaatataatatctgtctaacaatagtttgaaatatgataGGATGTGTATATTAttcaaaaattaccattttttgGAAGATAGATCatgaaaaaataatagaaatttatattagaaaatgaattataaatgaataaaaatgaatgtaattaAATGTCgttaaaataaaatacttacaaatattatgcattcgatttgataatcttgcatGAAGGTGCGAACACTTTTCAcaccaatcaacttttagtacgaaagccaaaattggtgatttagttaattctgttgaattttgtggaatgcgtactacaaatgaaaatgcacgatCTTTGCATGAATTGATTCGTTGGTTGAACAACCTATCACCATTGTCCTGAGAATTAAGTACGtgtgaaattcaaaattagtgtattttttttacatagtttataaatagcattataaaaaataaacatatatcaagaaatTCTACCTTCCTTTGTAATTCTCTGAGATAAAAAGCATTACAATCAAATATGAATCGTGCATGTTTATCCTGTAGATTAAGATTCATGTTACCACTGGAATCTTTGATTTATATGTTAACATTGTacctgtttgataaataaaatgttatatacaatacagaaaaatttgttgaaattaaaggtacatgaaattaattacctaaCAATAGTGTCGACCACGTCATTACAATGCATACACAAATTTGATTGGGTTTGTTTAATTACGTGTGGGATTGTTTAATTACAACCCACTGTTGTGAGGGAGTGGGTAAGGATATACTTTAAATGaacatgtacaaaaaaaaaaaaacagtgtgATAGCCTGTCTGGGAGAATGGGTTGTGTCTGATATAAAAAATTATGTGAGGGAGTGGGTAAGGATATATTTTAAATGAACATGTACTTAACAAAAAaactgttctttttttttttgttgagagTAGAAAAGgaagttaaaaaataaataaatgaagtgTTTGATTCATATTCTGATGAAAAACACACTTGGATTGAAGTTTttcttagaaaaatttttatattttctgtgatcatattttttaattattttttatctcatatatatcaaattgtgACAGtaattttctacaaaaaaaaaatctctagaAATTAGCAATTTAAACAAGGAATTTCATTTGGAAGAAGACAATCTTAATTAGATGGGAAACATGGTGGATAAcattctagaaataaagtcttCTATTTTACTCATGCAACCATTGAAACAAACTAAATATGAACCACAAAAGTATCATGACTTAATCATGTAAGAACCAAACAACAGTCAGTACAAGGGCTGCAATTTCTGGGAAAGCTTTTTAAGTAGACTCCATACAACCACATTTTTACTAGACATACTCTTTGTTATGACTTTTTGTTATCGAATATTGATAAACAACAGGCGTGGAGAT from Coffea eugenioides isolate CCC68of chromosome 8, Ceug_1.0, whole genome shotgun sequence encodes the following:
- the LOC113781611 gene encoding UPF0481 protein At3g47200-like; translation: MSEHKGVITSIDQKLFGLSNSFDKQRIFRVHHKLRSQNEVAYEPQMFSIGPYHHGKENLVKAQTYKLWYLKELLLRRGESSTERYINALKALEEGARSWYAEEDMIGLGSDEFVEMMLLDGFFIIELLRKYAGWRRYKEYPVNYCPKQGEKPVPLPNPTTNIAGNVGDVVHLLHLVHECWCWSFAGKLAGGNRSPDNGDPQGLRSTRGGWLELMKESSIKLHKIAGNACWPFAAKPAADNRSLENGHPHDIYSTSDWDLEKSVSATQLPKITSSLHCFSFAAKRVADHQSQENGDSQDNCSTSGEVYEHIKCASELQQAGIKFETANKSVSWLDIAFEKGVMKIPTLDVHDVTECVFRNLIGFELYMINGLYDRRYVIDYLTFMDSLIDSSRDVEKLRHQKIITKWLGDDKAISSVFNSLVKEVETEAANDFFCYSRVFKQVNEYSSRRWNIWRAHLMRNYFNNPWSIISFAAALVLLILTFVQTIFSILQFKSEPSCGCKVS